CGTAAAAAATCACCTGCACTTCACGAAAGGAAATTTAACGTAAAGGAATATTAACGTTTTACCCgcattgtttataaaaattcgaATCGCCCGcgcacaaaaaacaaaaagaaatgtttgtatagttttttttttaaattttttggacaAGTGccaatcattatttttttttttttggctatcAATCGAAAAACCAAAACACCGGTCCTTTACAAACGCCCCTTACCTCTAACTCCTGCCAATTATTTTCgagtacatttttttatttctttttgtccTTTTGCTGATTTCTTCTAGCTCTTACATTCacattttttgtggtttttttaCACCAGTATCCTTAATGCACCTTttgcacacacatacacacatttatTCGGTCCTCTGTAAGAATGTTTGTTGTCCTTTTAATTCCTTGAAGGCAATTCTTCCTTTCTTTTGGTTATCGTATGCGAGTGCAGATTGTGCAGAATATTTCTTAAATGTGTCCGCTTTCATAATGGAATTATAATTATAGGTGTTGCTCTCATTAATTTCAACCATCAACCATCATCAAGTCTCATCATCAACTCGATTAAAGTGCAGCTAATTTGCTGAATTGCTGCACTTGGCATACATGTAGCCAGACGGACGTAAATATATTGTCAAACTGTTTGTTTTACGTTATTTACCAGTTGCCTGTCTATATAGAGATACTTGGCACGCGCTTTTTGTGCGGGTTtcttgtttttacatttttgtcattttctgtTAAATATTTCATGTGCATGTTTAACATGTATTTTACATGTCAAATTAATGTTATCagaacttataaaaattaacaacgaATTTAAGCAACATTAAGGGGATGGAAATTACTTtgtcaatttctttatttacaaatttccgTTGTAAAACATGTATAAAACATAttcacaaatattaaaattgcaaatttttattataaaatgacattagaattattactttttcattctttttgcaaAAATGCGAGTTTACATGACTTAAATAAAACCgccataaaaatattaagaaacatTTACTTATTGCTACTGTCAAAAAAGTTTCCGCACCAAGCAAGTATTTTTCCAAATACACAATTTTGTCTAATATTTCATTGTTCGCGTTCGCATTCTAAGTCTTTTGATtagaattcaaaaatatttctactaaaaataagaaaacccATTGAACTCTTTTTGATTGTATCAtctgagttttatttataattgatataaataatcaagataaaatatatttaataaaaaaggaaaactcCTGGAATTGTTTAGAATCCTGAAACTTCTTGGGATGCGCGTTTTATTActatacatttttgaaaaaaaaggtttttgtatttttaatgatttaaacattaataaaaataactcttttgagaaattttattgtcaatttaaatcaatttaactAGACTCTTGTTTATCGTATGCGTTAAACTTAGTTCAGCTTCTGAAATCAAGCACACATCATCTTTTGgtggaaattaaatttttactaagccataaatatcttatatacatacatatatatatgtacatgtaaatATGTAGTTATACAGtattaaagcaacaacaaaaacgaaaataaagaaaaatatcttaaGGCGACTGTTAAGtcataaaattcatttaacGATGAAACGATCGAAAAACTACTTCAATTTGAATGAACGCCTATGGTCTTTGACTAAAATGAATAAATGAGTGGATAACACATTTTATGTGAGCATTAAACACTGGCATCATAGTCATCATCTTCATCGTCATCTCCATCTTCATCACCTCACAAAAGACTGTCACAAGACCTGCCTAGAACAGTGATTCCAAATATATGATGCCCCAAATAACTAACtagtacgtacatacatacaaatatgtgtCTTTAGTTAGTCGTTTGTGTATCATTAAAATCACTGCCTACTACTTGTTAATGACTAAGcacataatatacatacatatgtgtatatattatatacatatatctctaTGTATGTGctttcacataaaaattaaaattagaggagttctttgtttaaaaattcaaaaaaagactaacgactttttatgttttaaattaaaaatcatactTTCCTTGTTATAAGGAAATGTATTCGTTGCAAAGTTACGTCCCTAATGGAAATATTGTAATACCAAAAAacgtttgattttattttatacacattttccATCTTACATTAGAATGTAGCTTAATGTTTCTTTTGGATAAAGGGTATCGTTAAGTcgtaattttattactttaattgCTGTTCATTGTTATGGCAACACATCTAATGGCTTCATAAAAACCATGTAGAGATACACGTTTACGTAcataaagaatttttgaaaaaaaatcgaataattttagagaaaacaattttattaaattttataaaagctcTAAGTTcataagtaataataaatattcctttttatttttacatcaaTATTTTCAATGTAAATTGGAAGTCTTTCAGCAAATGTATGCAACTTATCTTTTTAATTTCGGTTGGTTCCAAATATATTTACCTAATAACATACGAttcaataacttttacattttctgtGAGTGTCAGTAGTCTAAAAAGGTCTtactaaaaattgttatataaatactattaATTAATTATGCCTGCTTTCCTGTGATGCTATAGAAGAATTTACAACGAAAATAATCGTTTTAATTACTCGTAAGCATTTATGATAAGTACTTGCCTTCAATGACATcatcgtgttaaaataatgacttaaaatgctattgtgtaagttaatgaaagttttttctttttatttatgtatgtagttgAAATAATATTGTATAGATGTTGATAATAATACGACACAATTTATTTCTCGGTAGTAATTAGAGGCTGacaatgttttagtttttttttttatattgaagataaccaaattatttaagattaattaataataaaaagtttcgaaatgttataaaaatttaataattaaataaaataagtttacatttaaaaatcaataaagagTTGTGTGTCGTGTGTTTCCGCttagttgtttttaattattaaacagtatttttgattaattttataattcagaAGACAATTCATAAAAAGTCTGTCATATCCGCCGATTTTGATAGATCTTATTGAATTCGTCACTAATGTGAAAAGTAGAGAACAAAAATCATGGGAACTTTTCAATCAATTTAATGGTTCCTttggaaatataaaacacacaataaaaattaattatgtaaattatttcaaCTTTTATTCACTCTCGTATAGTTAGTGACTGAAAGAAACGAAATCGATAAAGCCTGAATGATTGAATTAAATTGAGATAAAACCAAACATGGATACACACCCAGTTAACCTGCTACTGTTGAACAGTTAAAACTGTTAAACAGTTAAAGGTAAAAAAACAACGACATCCAGTTCAACATGGATTTTTAagatacacacaaacacactcacAAATATAAAGatgaaataagaaattaaataaaaaaataaaatattatgttacgagtgcatttttatattatacgaACGAACGAGCattaaattgtctataaaaatctaaaaatcaaaacatagaaaaatgataataaaaaaattaaaacctaaTCAACAACAATTacgaatagtttttattatagcTACTCTACtaagtaaataactaaatatgtatgtatgtatttatatagctTTATATGTTTCTTTTCAGGTCTAAAAGGAATTtcacaataaattccaaatgcCATAGtcagtcatcatcatcatctaaaTTAGAACGAAAATCcgataataataattgtatgtATCTGTGTTTCTAACAACAAATTCATTTAGCGGCTGCAAGAAAGTACTCTTGCGATTACAACCTCTGCTAAGTTTCTTGCCACAATTAACCTTTTCGCTTTCAacataaaaaagtcaaaaggaAACAAATCAATTCTGATGTTGTGTGTGTTGACAGAACAACTGACTGACTTAACTGACTTTCGTTACAACACAATGGGAGCAACAACTAAAAAGATGACAACAAACAAGTGCAATGGTTAAATATTCCtaagtgtttgttgttgttggactTACTGTTGCCGCTACTGGTGCTGTTGTATCTTGTCTACTTAATGTGTCTTTAGTTTAgtaaataaaccataaaaaattgcttaatttaAGTCATTTTAACAAGACCAACTAAAATGTCGTAAAACTCTTTTTCTACTGAAAAGATATTAAAAGCAAATAGCGGTATAATTAAGACATCTTTACATCCCAaaagaccaaaaataaaaaaagaaaaactaaatgaaattaaatcataaaaaattaaaggtcGCCATATcttagaaacaaataaaaataaaacttagtaaaaatcttattaatttcaaccagttttttaaagattattcTTGTTAAGAAAACTAACACAAACTGTTACCTCCTTCGTGATAAGGGACATTTATAAGTTCTAAATGTACCAAATTTCCGTTGTTTAGTTggcactttttgagttttttataatattgaacttggaaacaaaaaattaagcaTATAATGCATATATGAATTTCCAATATTGTCCAAAAAGTGTCATTTAAACTTCGGGGTATTACGAATACCGGCTTTCCTTAATTAAGACAGATAGACTTATGgacaaaaaatgattctaaccccattgtatactttaaagtgATTAAGTTATAAATATTACCGTCCCTTCTAATGAATTTGATAAATCTTTATGAATAAgacagttaaaaattaaaaaaataaataaaaaaagagtttttttaaacttacttggtaaagggtataaaggattcggcacagccgaatatgaACCTCTTACatgtttaagttaaaatacattttactttGTCGTTATTTTCGTTTGATTCTACTCGTTTTTTGTCAATCAAATAAAGAAACCTTTCTTTTGTACAGTAATGTACTGTAAATAAACATTGATTGCTGCGAAAAAATGATAAACATTTTGTTGCTTCATTTGCAACATAAATGACGATGATCATCATTATTGTCCTACTGATTTgtggttaatttttttattttgtttaattttttgtttgtccaAATATACCCAGAATGAACGTTTGTAGTATTAGGAGTAAATACGGTTTTTGTACTTGTATTTAttggtacatatacatatattttgttaagcAACGTCAAAACATTGGTCTTGCTAATCGCGTAAAACATAACACCATTACcgccataaaataaattttctgccATGATATCTGTCCAACAAACCAAGAATGGACATctgtgcaaaaacaaaaaaactttattttcatcAGAAACACAACGACAATTTCGTATAAACTAAAAAGTATCCCATTAGGAGAATATCTTTGAAGATACAGTCCGACATTGCAATACCCTTCAAAGTCGATATGACTACAACTTAATTCACACTGGTAtagaaatgtatatatatacataaatagtatATAATCTGCAGGATATTaggtaaagaaatttaaaacatgttaaattaGAATCTCAACCTCTTAAGtattagtttaatataaattttaaattaatttctaggGTTATCCGTATCCATTTTTCGAACACATCGTTTGGCATGATTATCGCATAAGTTTGCACAGTATTTATGGAGAACGTTTGTTTTGGTGCCATTCGAAATAGTGGGTCGCTGTTTGGGCTATAATGTTTttaacagacggacatagctgtATTAACTTAATACATCTTTCGAACGAGTtattcattttcattaaatatattttcacacATTAACAACATTAAGATGTTCTATCGCCTTCTGTCTAACTCTTTTTGAGTTATCTTCCGTTTCACTACTTCGTAATAAGGCCGGGAATATTTGAGAGCCATTCCATAGCGTTTCTATTGCACATATTCtttctttaaagtaatttatccATCGCAATAACATACGAAAAATTATTATCAATTCATTAGgtagattttaaatttgttatgcaGTTTTTATAAAACGTCTCAGTTCCAAATACGACAGTCATACTGGTAAAGTCAAGCGATAGTTATGTACAACGATTACGACAAACTTATTAAGAGAAGAGAAATCAGTTCATTGATTCGTTTAAACGACTTgaagaaaaatacatatatagcaGAGTGtgtgtatcgaatttcataaaatagTAGAAACCCTGTTCGAAATActttaaacttacaaatttaattaaaaaatcgttatattatagaaaataagagAAAAGTTTTTCGACGTGATTTCCATTTTTACTTGagtaaattattatgttttgtaGTTTGTTGTAGAGTGTTACATTGATCGGCCTCGACTTAACACATGTTCTCATGTATGTTTTTGCAGAAATTGCTTTTGTAATAAAAGATGCGCATATTGATTGTGATGTGTGATTTGATTTATTCCGACCAACATCatacaaacacaaaatacaacACAAATCAAACGGAGTCAGAATCTTCACTCTacttataaactaaattattaacaaaaaacggACAAAAAAAACTTCCTCGCAATGATCATTATAAGCAACGTCATCAGTAAGCAGTAGTGAAAGATCATCttacaataaaaaaagctaaaatccCAAACAAAATTCCAAAAGCCAGCAGAAACAAAAAACTCTAAATTTAAgcgtttttgttaaaacttttaaaacattgtTCGTGTGAGTAGTAGAGGACAAAATGATCAAGAGCAAAAACATCCCAAAAACCATTCAAGCTCATTGATATTTTAAGCGCGACCGTATAAAAATATTCtgtttggaaaaataaaagACATTTTGTCATTTTTGTTCTAAAGTGGAATGAACAACGATGAACCAAAAGTATCACCTTAAAACGATGAGGAATGATTCTGAAATGTTTCGAGTCGAAAAAACACAATATACACAAACATTCGTCTACATTTATAGAGGCAAAAAACAGAAATCTTTGAGAGCGAGTACTGTTTGGCTGCTGATCTGCTGTATTGATATCGAATGGCAGAACTGTAGACATGGAAAAAGATTTCtacaagtttttatttgtttgttatttcatattctttattttttctcgtTTTGTTTAAGCGTTTTTATTGAAGGTTTTACACTTTTAAAAgcgaaaaatgtttaatactgTCAGTCGTCATGGAATTTTGTTTTCGCAACGCATTACTATACATCGTTGCTCCTCATCATTCCATCAAGTCAACAGCCGAAGCGATTGCGCTCACCCAAAGCATGCATTATAGCCATGCAGTTAAGTCGGTTAGCCTTACAGACAACCAGGTCACTGTCCATCTATTTGAACTGTTAATAAGTTGGTATATCCATTTGCTTTTTATTATAAGTGGCATGAAGAAATTAGCAAATTCATAGGTTTATAATCACATGAtggaaatcgaaacatgaacaaaataaaatatttaataaagagtaTGTGAAAATTTACATGAatagtattattttcttttgatttttatgtaaGAAGTGTGCTCAAATAACGACCACAATCTATATTGAATCCAAAAAAAGCTAATGCCGATATACTCAGATTGTATTTATTTGGTGTTTGCTGATGTTTATGAACTGTAAAGCAACGTTAAAGAACAGCTAAGATGTTTACAATCGATCGATCGATCGATCCGTCCATCGATGAGACGGATGGATGTctgattttattttggtttgttAGATAGACGACGGATGATGCATGGTTGCACGTGATACAATTATGgcaatgtttttgttaatttcacatttcttaatttttctctCTCCAACGTGTttgatggatggatggatggttggTCGACATTGGGGCAAGACTGTGTTACCAAATTTATTATtacagtttttatatacataattcttgttcagtttttttctaataGTAGATTTATTTCTGGTGTTGCTGTGTCTGTAGCTGCGAAATATACGAGTTTCGAATTTTTAACacaatcttaaattttttaaattttattttgcttgataattttttatagatttctttgaaaattaaacatgacgTGCGGTGATGATTTGTTAATTAGATTAGCTTTGTAAAATATAAGAGATTACattcaaatgttttttaatttgtattttaaaatgtctCTAATGTTAAGTGTTTCAGAAATGTAGTCTTATGACTGTTTTGTTTAATCAGCATCACCATCGTTTTCGCCAATTAGAACATGGTTCCCATGAGGTTGAACGCCAGTTAAGTGATGAATACTTTACaaaccaaaagaaaagaaataaaaaatacttggaCACACACATACTCGCAATCGCAACAATAAACATTTGCAAGATAGACTGACTATCTAGCAGCAAATTGACTTTATCAATTTTAGCACTTTTAGCAACTACTACTGCAATAACAATGACAACACTTCGCAGTTTTCAGTAAATGAATTTTACTTTTCATTGCAACAAGAATCGAATTGTTGATTTTTACCAAATTAGTGTTTCATACTCGTACGAGAACTACAAGTAACTTGATCACCAACCGCTCTGAACATgggaaaattaaatacatttttgtgcagcatttttaatttcattcttAGTCAACTGTGATCATATAGCCAATGGAGAAACACAGACAGATCGATCGATCGACAGACAGACGAGAGGACAGACAGATCACAAATAAGTATTTCGCACCTCACAAGTGCAAAAATTCCCTAAATGGTAGAGACCAATATGGtgtaaaaaacaacagcaacaacaaatcaaatatCAACAATGCAACACATTCATACCGATCGATTATGAATTCTAAACACGAATGTTGCACGCTGCGCCAGTAACACCAGCACCATcacctcatcatcatcatcacattGTTTCGATGTAAGTAGTCATATGTTTCGTTCGACTTATAGTTTGTACAAATGTGttgcataaaatttttcatgaatttCATCAATATTACGAGTATTCTCATCGTCTGTACCGTTTTCGTCAGCATTGTCGTCGCCGTCGTTGTCGTGGTCACCATTGTCAACGTCACCACCATCATCAACACCATACTCGtaagttttattgttattattttatgttgttgttattgctgctgctgttataATGATATAGTACTTGTTTGTAGCAAGTAGTTGCGGTTGTAGTTGCAGTAACGTTTAAATTCACCTAGAagttgttattttgtatgttaAGACTTGTTGACACTTCATTGGCGCGCGAGTTAATTAAAGGCTTCGTAAGCAAGGTAACCAACCATCAatctaaacttaaaaatacactCAGACACACATTGATAAACATTAATACATGTGTACATACACTGCTGAATGTCTTACATTAAAGTGTTTGATTTTTACACCAACTCTTAACATTATTAAACAGCACAAAAAATCCATAAACATACACGGTTACCAACAATGCATCTCAACTATCATAAATCGAAAGACCACCAACTGTGCAACTTAGTGTAATACGTTCAAACATACGTACACACGTATTTATATCCATGAAAATAAAGTATGTATGATATTTAACGTAAGTTAAGTTGTAAATTCTATATGGTTGTTGtgtgaaataagttttcttcaATCTAAGTACCcactgaacattttttaaactgaGATCTGTAAGAATTCGTGCTAGCAACTTCCCCTTGTTGCTAATACATGTCGAATGAAAAAAGTATCGAAATCTATATACCAAAGGATATTAATcgatagtttgtttttataattaattgaaaCTTTTAATCAACCAAAGTTATCTTTTTacagtaaaaatatatttaagttctacataataaattttattttacacactATTGGGAaagatcaaaatttaaaatttttactttgttaaATCGGCAATAGTGTATATAGGTATTTTTATTCTGTTCAACAATTagattaatttgtaaaaaaatgtttgctgggttttaGACTTTGCACCATTATGTCGATGTCTGTGTAAATCTAAGTTTGGTATTAAGTATTTTAGATTTATATGCTTAGttgaattgtattttaatttaatttttccttaaGAAATTTCCATAATGGTGTCGAGAATTTTATTTGGAgttatatgtaaaaattttgttattttaagcaCAAAGTAGAAAGatgtaaaatgaattttaaaaatgtactacagattttaaatattttataacactcGACAAATATTTGCGTTTTACTTCGGAAAACTGTTTTAATATTTGACAAGGTTTCGTATGAATATCATTTAGTTGTTGTGAACAAGTAtaccaatttaattttttatttttactagttagagcaaaattattttattactacATAATTATTAGATctgaaatatgtaaatatataactaTTCCTATCAGTATGGTAAATTCCATGCAGTTCCTTCCGAGATTTGACATACCGGTATTCTTAAATTTCGTGTAAATCGGatgagtttttgtattttccgaAATGTGATGTAAATGATCATAACATATTTTTCCCTAGCAAAATCTTAACTTAAACGTTAAGAAGGCAAGTTATGTCAGGGCAAAGActaagtacttacttttttaGTGTATAACCACTTATTATTTTTGACGATGAAGAAAAATAAGTGCATAAACGATAATCCAGATTTCAAAACgagtttaaagttattttctgtttgtttagTAGTCTATTATATTATAGCGtacatacacataaataaaacaaagtatgttaaaaatgtgaatcacttttaaaaaataaatgtgttaacaaaaaaatattttaaaagcaagCAAATCGTATTAGATCAGCGATCCGGGATTATTGATGCCAAATTTCGTTCACATTTAATTcttgtaagtatttttaaaagagGCGATGTATTTTTATGGCCAAAACACacttaaaacatatttacaacTAATTTGAAATTTGGCCTTATTAAACTCCAATATCAAACATGCTGAattcagttaaaaaaaattaaataacaaatttaatgtaTTCCCGGAATATTTAGAAATCGGGATAGTCAGTTCTATATTGTCGATATTGTTCGTCGTACTGCGTTTTATGTCCAGTAATATATTTTTGCTTGTGTATTTACTTCATCAAGCAAATAATGGAATGAATTACAAagcaagttattttttattaatttggatttaagcatttattttttttttaattttttgtttctgttttcacACTTTTTTCTAATCTAATCTATttgatttacatacatatgtatgtgaatatgattatcacacatacacacactcacatTTAAAAGACTTACACAAATACTATATACAAATACactgaatagaactgaaatTAATACTTGTAAATTCATGAatacttttacaaattttaaaacaaattagtaAATAagcattaaattaattgaataataaatattgataaCACTTTAATTGACCACCTCGACAGGTTCACAGTTATCTTCTGCTTCAGCTGATGCCACATTAAGTGTTGGCGAGCAACGGCGTTCATCGTCACAACTATCCTCGCCCACACAACTGATGTGACTGTCGGTACTGCTGTGATTGCTGCTGCTACTAGCCGAACAGACACTAATGTTGCAGTCCTCTTTTTTGGGACTTAGATTAAGGGAACTATTTAATTTTAGGTCATTCTGATCCAATGATGCATTTAGGCGCAAACGCTTTTCTGGTTTCTTGAGGAGCTCTTCTATAGAATAGGGATTGCGTTTACGCGTTGAGGATGTGCTTAGATTTATGGTAGCCGGGGAAGATTTTCCAGAATCGCAATCACTTAGAGCATCCCCCGCTGATGGTGTAGTTAAGTCAATTGAACTTTCAGATTTGGTGTAACCACCACCAGAGCCGTGCAGTGAAGAAGGAAAATATGCACTTGGTGGGTGCTGAGTATGAGCAGCATAGGGCAAGAATTGACTAGCAGCTTGTACATGTTGTGTATAGTAGAGTAGAGATGGATTCCAAAACCAATGCTTCTGTAATGCTGCCGAATACGATAAATCTTGTGCAGTTAATTGATTTGTAAGCGACGGTGGGCTAGAACTAGTGGTGGCCAGTACATTTAAGGGGTGCTTTGGAGAAGGTTTAATGGGATGATCGGCTGCTGGTACTGCTGGTAGTGAATTGGTACCAGATACAACATTAGAACCTTCACCATATCGATAAGGATTCGGTAGGCCTATTGGTGGTTGAGAATGGGAAGACCTGTTATGTGAGTATGTTGCGGGATCCGATGTTGAACTGCTTGCACTGGAGGAGTTGGGTGTATTATTATACAATTGATTTGGTGAATTATATGGTGCTGTTGCTACATGATGTCCACCAGAGGCTGCTGCTACTGCAGCTGCATTTTGTTGATTTGATGTCATTTCATCAGTCCATAAACCACTATTGCGTAATATACGATTAATGGAACTTATCGATGGCACCGAACTGGGATCGCATATACGTTGCTGCTGTAACTGTTCACGTATCTCCCAGGCAAATAAACCGCTGTTCTCCTCCTTCAAACGTATTATTTTCTTCACAACTGTA
The window above is part of the Lucilia cuprina isolate Lc7/37 chromosome 6, ASM2204524v1, whole genome shotgun sequence genome. Proteins encoded here:
- the LOC111687308 gene encoding paired box pox-neuro protein, with amino-acid sequence MPHTGQAGVNQLGGVFVNGRPLPDCVRRRIVELALCGVRPCDISRQLLVSHGCVSKILTRFYETGSIRPGSIGGSKTKQVATPTVVKKIIRLKEENSGLFAWEIREQLQQQRICDPSSVPSISSINRILRNSGLWTDEMTSNQQNAAAVAAASGGHHVATAPYNSPNQLYNNTPNSSSASSSTSDPATYSHNRSSHSQPPIGLPNPYRYGEGSNVVSGTNSLPAVPAADHPIKPSPKHPLNVLATTSSSPPSLTNQLTAQDLSYSAALQKHWFWNPSLLYYTQHVQAASQFLPYAAHTQHPPSAYFPSSLHGSGGGYTKSESSIDLTTPSAGDALSDCDSGKSSPATINLSTSSTRKRNPYSIEELLKKPEKRLRLNASLDQNDLKLNSSLNLSPKKEDCNISVCSASSSSNHSSTDSHISCVGEDSCDDERRCSPTLNVASAEAEDNCEPVEVVN